The Prionailurus bengalensis isolate Pbe53 chromosome E4, Fcat_Pben_1.1_paternal_pri, whole genome shotgun sequence region CTGAACCTGTTTCCTCAATCCGCAGCCTCTACCCATCACTGGGCCCTAACTCTTCCTGGGTCCCTTCCCTGTCCCTGATTCTAAGTCTCTGACAATTCTTTCCCACGAACACGAATGAAGTTTAGAAGAAATCATTCATTTAAAAGCCCTTTAAAAACCTTAGGCTCCATACTTGCTAATGACCTTGACCACGCCCTTGGCAGGAAACATCTTCCCTTCTGACCCATCTCAAGGTGTATCTGCTCTGCTCCTGGTGTAGGTGGGAGGGCCCCAATGTGGAGAGTGACTAGGGCATGAGGAGATACGCTGTTTTTGGCCCATGCTTCCTGGCTCTTTTTTCCAGGGATTTTGGTTTCTCTTCCATCCTGTTGTCCCATCAGATTGTGAGTGGTGATCTGTGGTTGGGAAAACAAAGTTTCTGGGACTGACGATGTGTGTGCCGTGATGAACCCTACatgctcccttcccctctgtttgGAAACCAGGAAGGTACTGGCAGAGGGGTTtctccccagccccatcccaaGAGGCTCTGACTCCGGCCTTCTTAGGTCCCTGCCCTTCTCATTGGCTCTTTCCTTCCCCTGGTTTCCTGGGGACCAGAGCAAGGGAATAAAGGCAGGGACTAGTGGGAGGGGGACTGTTTCTGCTGTTGTCTGCCCTCTCCTTTCCTGGTGAGTCCTTCCTTCTCACCTCCTTGCTCATCCGTGCGGTGGGGCAAGCTGGGCATTGAGGCCAGTGGGTGACAGGCTGTGGTGACCACCAGCAAGGAAGACCTGGCCTGATGAGTGGGCATGTGCTCAGGAGGGAAGGCGGAGCCTGGAATCGTGGCTGTCAGAGTTTCTGGAGAAGTGGCTCTGGGCACCGAGGTGTGATCAGAACCGCCAGGATGCTGTTGCAGACGCCAGAGGCCCTTCCCTCCGCTGTGGTCCTGGCTGAGTCTcctggagctggggagaggctgagGTTTTGGGGTGGTAAGAGGTGAATGACAGATCCAGTTCAAGAATCAAAAGGTGGGCTTTGGGCTGAAGGCAAGAGCCAGCTGCCTCCTCCTTCTTGCTCTGGACTCCACACAGATTTACCTGGTGTCCCCAGGTTCCTTGGGTGTTGTCCCTTTCTTCAAGTCTGGTGGGGAGTGGTTTTCAAGTCTGAGTCATGGGAGCTCCAGCTGCCGCTTCCCCTGGTGGGCATGACAATGCTGAGAGACACAGGGGACCCATTCAAACCCAACCTCTGGATCCAGCTTTCAGAGTGATCCTGGAGATTTCAACAGTGCccgcccgcccctgccccactgtTGGTCTGTGTGTGCAGTTCTCAGGGCCAGAGACTGGAGACCAGCTGGACAAGTCAGATGACCTCTCCCCAGTGTCCTGCTGAGATATTATCTCCCagttccagccccagccccctccaaACTCTGGACTCTCTCTTTGCCCTGTCCTCCACTTCTATAATGGGACACTCCCCACTAACAGGTGATTCAGGCACCCAGGCCAAGGAGGGTGATTAGGGTGAGGGCTGCCTCTGACAAACAAGTGCCCAAGCTAGATGGGCCAGGGACCCTTCTCAACTCCATCATCTGCCTCCAGTTCATCTTCTGGGGAAGTCCTCTTGTCACCTGCCCCTAGAGCCCTCTTCCAGCATCTCCTAAGCAGGAGAGTGCGTAGGCTCCTTTGGGGGATGGTTAGGGTCTTGGGTCTTATTACAACCTTCCCTGGCACATTGGGGTCCATTTGTTGGTAGATTTCTGTCTCATCCAGGGTTCCATTTTCTGGTCCTTTAGAGAAAGCCTTGGGGCTGGGCTGGTGATGGGGAAGCAGAAGGTCCAGCTTCCGGAGGATGGTgatcctctcctcccccttcaccCTCCAGAGCCACACACTGATGGAGACACCTCTTGAGAAGGCCCTGACCACTATGGTCACCACTTTCCACAAATATTCGGGGAGAGAAGGCAGCAAACTGACCCTGAGCAGGAAGGAACTCAAGGAGCTGATCAAGAAGGAGCTGTGTCTTGGAGAGGTAGGtgacctcacccccaccccaaagcccGAGTGCTCCCTGTGTCCAtcatgggggaggaggaaagaaggggaagcaCCATATCACTGTCAAGGGCTCCCCTCCTGTGATGTTGGAAGCCCAAGCTACAGGGACACACATCTGCCCTCCAAGTGCTCTAGTCTCAGCCAGGAGCAGGATAGCTCAAGAGAACCATCAGAGACCTAAAGCAGAGTGTGGACATCTTGGGCCAACAGATGCAAGAGCTCTATGCTGGGAGATGAGTTGTGTTTcactgggaaggaggaagggtggTGTCCAGAGGGTGCATTACATTCCGTGTGAAAGTTTAGAAGTCAGAGAGCCTTCTGTGTTGAGGCCAGGCCCAGGCAGCCATGGAAGAGCCTTTGAGAGGGATCATGGGGGGATGAGGGGCGAGGGTGTCCAGCTCGAGCTGGGTTCAGCTCAAGGCCAGGGCCTGCACCTGACTCTCCATGTCTCCAGGACTCCCAGCTGGCACTGACACAGGGACAAAAGGGGTCATTCTGCTAGTTGTGACACAAGGTTGGAAGGAGACAGATTGCTTCTTGCCAGATGGTGAAGGTGGGAGGTAGCTGACCAGGGTGGGTGGGAGTGAAGGCCTATGAGGAaattactatattatttttacagttaaaaaaaatagaggctcAGAAACATGATCCAACTTGTCCGAGGACACTAGTGAGAGGCGAGTACTCCCTTTTTCCTTGAAAATCCAGGGTGGGGTCCTTTCTGGTCGCATCCTGAACCTTGGTGGACCTCCCCAGAGAGACTCTCTCTGAGTTTGGCCCTTTGGGCAGCGACTGGAGCAGGTGTGGGTATCACTGAGCCTGCCCTCTGCTTTCCCGCCAGGTTGTCTGCATCCTGGAGTTAATGACGGCAAAGGAAGGGGCACGGGTCCCTTAGGGGTTAATTACAGGGGGACAGAAGCCCTGGGGGAAGGCCTAACTTTAACAGGAGCCCAGACTGGGGACAAGGGTCTCGTCACAGAGAGGCTGTTTCCATCTCCATTTGTCCTGATGTCTGTCTCCCGTGGGAAAGCGGGAGCTGGGGGCAGtgaagaggggagggcagagtgtgtctgtattttcttcctgtcCCACCTGAGGGCCCTGTCTCCACCCTCTTGGCGGAACAGGGCTGGGAGAGCAAGGGACCGGACAGGGTGTAGCTGAGCCAGGGACTCCAGTCCACACGGCTGGGCTGTAGGCTCTCCCCGCAAGGGAAGGCTGGGGCGGCTGCTCAGATCCAGCACGTTGATCTCAGGACGTGTTGTCCGGGTCGGTCCTCAACTATCCTCTATGGGGTAAGCCTGAGACTTGGATCATGCTCACTTCCACGTGGTCACCAAGACATTTCTGTTAGACATTGTATAAAATCTAGAGACCGTTTCTTTGGATGGTGGAAAGTGTTGTGGAAAAGGGAGGCTGGACGGGCTTTCCTACTGACATTTGCTTAAATTCAGGAGTCAGACCACTGAACCCTTGCATGGTTCCAGGCCTGTGCTGGGTGTGGGCTGGGGGAGTCTGGGGGTCGAGATGTTCAGAGTGCTGCTGACCCGGCTGAGGGTCACCCTAAGGCTGCCCCGAGGGGGTGGGTGGCACAGTGCAGTGGTGAGGCAAGGCTGGGCAGGGTGGCTGACCGGACCCTCTCTCTGGGCTCTCTAAGAAGATGAAGGAGAGCAGCATTGATGACCTGATGAAGAGCTTGGACAAGAACCGTGACCAGGAGATCGACTTCAAGGAGTACTCAGTGTTCCTGACCACTCTGTGCATGGCCTACAATGACTTCTTCCTGGAGGACAGCAAGTGACCAGAGCTCAGCCCCTTGCCCGTGGCCTCTGTAGCTCCTCTCACAGACCCTCTGTGGACCCttgccctcctctcccttccgGACAGACCCTGCTTCGGCCGTCCCTTCTGGcaggggaaataaaaatgtttgattcCAGGCTGGTTTTGAAGATATCTTGTCCACCTGGGTTGGGGGTGTGTGGCACAAGGCAGAGCTTCTCTTCCAGGGGGTTGAGAGCCTCTGGGGTTAGGGTCCTGGGCTCCGCCCCTACTTCCTGCCCTCCTTCAGTGTGGATGTCACTGAGTTTACTGGGCTTCCAGAAAATGGGGAAGTTGGGCCAGGTTTTCACTCGCTTCCAAGAGAAAGCTAAGGGAAGAGcttggggaggggcggggtgcggggggggggggaggctggggtgtGGCTCCTGAGTGCAGCGGTGGGCAAGCCAGTCCGAGGCCACAGGAGGCTACCCTGACAAACACCCTTGCCAGCCCCCTTTCCGTCTCCCCCAATTCCCCCTCAGCAgcaagctccccccccccccccaatctgtgGGGTCCAGTGCTTTCTGCTTTCCCCACTTCCCTTTATGAAAGTCCTTTCTCAGGAGAAGATCTGGAAACCTTTTCACTGGAGCGTAAATAACTAAGGCCAGGGCCAGTGTGCACAcaaaggcggggtgggggggtactGCAGGTGGGATTCCAGGTAGTGGGGGCGCGGAGGTGCGGagggcgcgggggcgcggggctGAGGGGGTGCGGGctgagggctggggaggaagaagggttGTGAGAGTGGTGCTGGGAGTTCTGCCGAGGCGTGGGCGCTGTAGATACCTTTAAATCGAATCCCGCAGACCCCTGGCTGCCCCCCTCCTTCATCTAGGGCTGATCCTGAACACCGTCTGGGGACCCTAGCCCCCTGCCCCGGGGGCTCGATGTCCCTGGATGCAGCGACCTCCCGTAGGATTCCCGTTCTTCCACC contains the following coding sequences:
- the S100A5 gene encoding protein S100-A5 codes for the protein MVILSSPFTLQSHTLMETPLEKALTTMVTTFHKYSGREGSKLTLSRKELKELIKKELCLGEKMKESSIDDLMKSLDKNRDQEIDFKEYSVFLTTLCMAYNDFFLEDSK